From Glycine soja cultivar W05 chromosome 4, ASM419377v2, whole genome shotgun sequence, the proteins below share one genomic window:
- the LOC114408968 gene encoding RNA-dependent RNA polymerase 6-like, with the protein MDLEGSEKGSVVTQISIGGFGSEVKASDLLNYLEDKIGLVYRCRLKTSWTPPESYPEFKIIDTAKIRRTEDYKKVEPHAFVHFASPESVTAALNASGCCDLFLKNQPLKVSCGPKNPYFLNQRRRTTTPFKMSDVLVEIGTLVSPGEFFVSWRGPDKGVKFLVDPFDGMCRFCFSRDTAFSFKGIDKKAVIKCDFQVGFLVRDINEIRRYNDTSYLVVLLHLASSPWVWYRTADDDIEESVPFDLLDDDDPWIRTTDFTPSGAIGRCNFYRISIPPRHGAKLMKAMLYLKGQRVQIQELPLKQTLRTQNEPDFGMPMSDAFFYVHFQKDIAFDIMFLVNAIVHKGIFNQHRLSDRFFELLRNQPKELNVAALKHLCSYKRPVFDATKRLKIVQEWLLRNPKLYQISKQLDDIVEVRRLVVTPSKAYCIPPEVELSNRVLRKFREVSDCFLRVTFMDEGMQTINVNALNYYVAPIVKEITSNSFSQKTKIYKRVKTILEEGFYFCGRKYSFLAFSSNQLRDRSAWFFAEDKIRCDDIRNWMGKFNQRNVAKCAARMGQCFSSTYATVEVAANEVNSMLPDVERNNYIFSDGIGVITHDLAREVAEKLKLDNVPSAYQIRYAGFKGVVASWPAKGDGVRLSLRPSMNKFQSTHNILEICAWTRFQPGFLNRQIITLLSALGVPDEIFWQMQEAMLLKLNQMLVDADIAFDVLTKSCAEHGNAAAIMLSCGFSPLTEPHLRGMLTSTRAAQLWGLREKSRIFVSSGRWLMGVLDELGVLEQGQCFVQVSTPSLENCFSKHGSRFSETKNLHVVKGFVVIAKNPCLHPGDVRVLEAVDAPDLHHLNDCLVFPQKGDRPHTNEASGSDLDGDLYFVTWDENLIPPSKRSWIPMEYAPQESKLLTRQVMTRDIIEFFVRNMVNEHLGAICNAHVVHADSSDYGALDEKCIHLAELAATAVDFPKTGKLVTMPPHLKPKLYPDFMGKERHQSYRSNKILGRLYRHIKDAYDEDIEAPYLNFVTGDIPYDKDLEVPGSADFIADAWEQKCSYDGQLSGLIGQYKVKREEEVVTGQIWSMPKYNSRKQGELKERLKHSYSALKKEFRYTFEKLNSDVGELSEEEKNLLYEQKASAWYQVTYHPEWVKKSLDLQDKSSENQEADSLGSTVMLSFPWIAVDYLARTKIRQRHQRSGNFDSTKPVDYLAKYLSERL; encoded by the exons ATGGACTTAGAAGGAAGTGAAAAGGGTTCAGTGGTTACTCAGATTAGCATTGGTGGATTTGGCAGTGAGGTCAAAGCAAGTGATCTCCTGAATTACTTGGAGGATAAAATTGGACTTGTGTACAGGTGTAGGTTGAAGACTTCTTGGACCCCTCCAGAGTCATATCCAGAATTTAAAATCATTGATACTGCAAAGATTAGAAGAACGGAAGACTACAAGAAGGTGGAGCCCCATGCCTTTGTGCATTTTGCATCTCCGGAATCTGTGACTGCAGCCCTGAATGCTTCAGGTTGTTGTGATCTATTTTTGAAGAATCAACCGTTAAAGGTCAGCTGTGGGCCCAAAAATCCATACTTCCTGAACCAAAGGAGGAGAACTACAACTCCTTTTAAGATGTCTGATGTACTTGTTGAAATTGGGACTTTGGTTAGTCCAGGGGAGTTTTTCGTTTCTTGGAGAGGACCTGATAAAGGTGTAAAATTTCTTGTGGATCCCTTTGATGGCATGTGCAGGTTTTGTTTCAGTAGAGATACTGCATTCTCATTCAAAGGGATAGACAAAAAAGCAGTTATAAAGTGTGATTTTCAGGTGGGATTCCTGGTTAGAGACATTAATGAGATCAGGAGATATAATGATACATCATATCTCGTTGTTTTATTACACCTAGCTTCTTCGCCTTGGGTTTGGTACAGAACTGCCGATGATGACATTGAAGAATCAGTACCATTTGATTTGCTGGATGATGATGATCCTTGGATCAGAACCACTGATTTTACTCCTAGTGGGGCAATTGGTCGATGCAATTTTTATAGAATTTCAATCCCACCTCGCCATGGTGCGAAATTGATGAAGGCCATGCTTTATCTAAAAGGTCAAAGAGTGCAAATACAAGAACTTCCACTCAAACAGACACTTAGGACACAGAATGAACCTGATTTTGGCATGCCAATGTCAGATGCTTTCTTCTATGTACATTTTCAGAAGGACATTGCTTTTGACATAATGTTTTTGGTCAATGCTATTGTACATAAAGGCATATTCAATCAGCACAGGTTGTCGGATAGGTTTTTTGAATTGCTGAGAAATCAACCTAAGGAGCTTAATGTGGCTGCCCTGAAGCATTTATGTTCGTACAAGCGCCCAGTATTTGATGCAACTAAGAGGCTAAAAATAGTCCAAGAATGGTTGCTCAGAAATCCAAAACTGTATCAGATCTCTAAACAGTTGGATGATATTGTTGAGGTTAGAAGATTGGTTGTTACTCCATCAAAAGCCTATTGTATACCACCTGAAGTTGAATTGTCCAACAGGGTTCTCAGAAAATTCAGAGAAGTTTCAGATTGTTTCTTGAGAGTCACCTTTATGGATGAAGGCATGCAGACAATTAATGTGAATGCTCTTAACTATTATGTTGCTCCTATAGTGAAGGAAATCACATCAAACTCTTTCTctcaaaagacaaaaatatataaaagggtGAAAACTATCTTGGAAGAGGGATTTTACTTTTGTGGCcgaaaatattcatttttagcCTTTTCATCCAATCAACTTAGAGATAGATCTGCTTGGTTTTTTGCTGAGGACAAAATAAGATGTGATGATATACGAAATTGGATGGGCAAGTTTAATCAGAGGAATGTTGCAAAATGTGCTGCTAGGATGGGACAATGCTTCTCATCTACTTATGCAACAGTTGAAGTTGCTGCAAATGAAGTTAACTCCATGCTACCCGATGTTGAGAGGAACAATTACATTTTCTCTGATGGTATTGGTGTTATCACTCATGATCTTGCAAGGGAAGTTGCAGAAAAGTTGAAATTGGACAATGTACCCTCTGCTTACCAGATCAGATATGCTGGTTTTAAAGGGGTCGTGGCCTCTTGGCCGGCTAAAGGGGATGGGGTCAGACTTTCTTTGAGGCCTAGTATGAACAAGTTTCAATCTACTCATAATATCTTGGAGATCTGTGCGTGGACCAGGTTTCAGCCTGGTTTTCTTAATCGGCAGATTATAACATTGCTTTCGGCACTGGGTGTGCCTGATGAAATATTTTGGCAAATGCAGGAGGCAATGCTTTTGAAGTTAAATCAAATGCTTGTGGATGCAGATATCGCTTTTGATGTTCTGACCAAATCATGTGCTGAGCATGGGAATGCTGCAGCAATAATGTTAAGTTGTGGCTTCAGTCCCCTAACAGAACCTCATCTTAGAGGTATGTTAACTTCTACACGTGCTGCGCAGCTTTGGGGACTTAGAGAAAAGTCCAGGATTTTTGTATCATCTGGGCGATGGTTGATGGGTGTCTTAGATGAGTTGGGTGTGCTTGAACAAGGGCAGTGCTTTGTTCAAGTGTCTACACCTTCTCTTGAAAATTGTTTCTCAAAGCATGGGTCAAGATTTTCAGAGACAAAGAACCTGCATGTAGTTAAAGGTTTTGTGGTTATAGCCAAAAATCCTTGCCTTCATCCAGGAGATGTAAGAGTTTTGGAGGCAGTTGATGCCCCCGATTTACATCATTTAAACGATTGTCTTGTTTTCCCTCAAAAGGGTGACAGACCCCATACAAATGAAGCTTCTGGAAGTGACCTTGATGGGGATCTATATTTtgtcacatgggatgaaaatctCATTCCACCAAGTAAGAGGAGCTGGATACCTATGGAGTATGCCCCTCAAGAAAGCAAACTTCTGACACGTCAAGTGATGACCCGA GACATCATAGAATTTTTTGTCAGAAACATGGTAAATGAACATTTGGGTGCAATCTGCAATGCACATGTGGTACATGCTGATTCCAGTGACTATGGTGCCTTGGATGAAAAATGCATACACTTGGCCGAGCTAGCAGCCACTGCTGTCGATTTTCCAAAGACCGGGAAGCTTGTCACTATGCCTCCTCATCTGAAGCCAAAATTGTACCCTGATTTCATGGGGAAAGAGCGGCACCAGTCTTACAGGTCAAATAAAATCCTGGGTAGACTTTACCGGCATATCAAAGATGCTTATGATGAAGATATTGAAGCTCCGTATTTGAACTTTGTGACTGGCGATATACCATATGATAAAGATCTTGAGGTTCCAGGATCTGCTGATTTTATTGCTGATGCGTGGGAGCAAAAATGCTCATATGATGGCCAGTTGAGTGGGCTAATTGGTCAATACAAAGTGAAAAGAGAAGAGGAAGTTGTTACTGGACAGATTTGGTCCATGCCAAAATACAACAGTAGGAAGCAAGGGGAGCTTAAGGAGAGGCTGAAGCACTCTTACAGTGCCCTGAAAAAAGAATTTAGATACACTTTCGAGAAGTTGAATTCGGATGTTGGAGAATTAAgcgaggaagaaaaaaatttgttgtatGAGCAGAAAGCTTCGGCCTGGTATCAAGTGACATATCATCCTGAATGGGTGAAAAAATCCCTTGATCTGCAAGATAAATCCTCAGAGAACCAAGAGGCTGATAGTTTGGGAAGTACGGTGATGTTGAGTTTTCCTTGGATTGCAGTTGATTACCTAGCTCGCACAAAGATAAGGCAACGACATCAGAGGAGTGGAAATTTTGACTCAACTAAGCCAGTTGATTATCTGGCAAAGTATCTATCTGAAAGGTTATAA
- the LOC114408971 gene encoding uncharacterized protein LOC114408971 — translation MFPVLCLSSPRTTPAPGIGKESNTNPKHIGVNYVFQGPIATKYRFVIAKAAKGNQNTNRNTKPNSVICADCDGNGAVLCSQCKGSGVNSVDIFNGQFKAGDTCWLCGGRKEMLCGNCNGTGFVGGFLSTYDQ, via the exons ATGTTCCCTGTCCTGTGCCTAAGTTCTCCCAGAACTACACCAGCACCAG GTATTGGTAAAGAAAGTAATACAAACCCAAAGCATATTGGAGTCAATTATGTGTTTCAAGGCCCTATTGCTACCAAATATCGCTTTGTCATTGCAAAG GCTGCAAAAggcaaccaaaacaccaaccgaAATACAAAACCGAATAGTGTGATTTGTGCTGATTGTGATGGAAATG GAGCTGTTCTATGCTCTCAATGCAAAGGCAGTGGGGTGAACTCTGTTGATATTTTCAATGGACAGTTTAAAGCCGGTGACACGTGCTGGCTTTGCGG AGGCAGGAAGGAGATGTTATGCGGGAATTGCAATGGAACAGGCTTTGTTGGTGGCTTCTTGAGCACTTATGATCAGTAG
- the LOC114408972 gene encoding DEAD-box ATP-dependent RNA helicase 56-like, producing the protein MGETKDEAYEEELLDYEEEDDKAPDSAGAKVNGEATKKGYVGIHSSGFRDFLLKPELLRAIVDSGFEHPSEVQHECIPQAILGMDVICQAKSGMGKTAVFVLSTLQQIDPVPGQVSALVLCHTRELAYQICHEFERFSTYLPDLKVAVFYGGVNIKVHKDLLKNECPHIVVGTPGRILALTRDKDLSLKNVRHFILDECDKMLESLDMRKDVQDIFKMTPHDKQVMMFSATLSKEIRPVCKKFMQDPMEIYVDDEAKLTLHGLVQHYIKLKEEEKNRKLNDLLDALDFNQVVIFVKSVSRAAELDKLLVECNFPSICIHSGMSQEERLKRYKGFKEGHTRILVATDLVGRGIDIERVNIVINYDMPDSADTYLHRVGRAGRFGTKGLAITFVSCSTDVDVLNNVQSRFEVDIKQLPEQIDTSTYMPS; encoded by the exons ATGGGTGAAACTAAGGACGAAGCATACGAGGAAGAGCTTCTCGATTACGAGGAGGAAGACGACAAGGCCCCCGACTCCGCCGGAGCTAAAGTCAACGGCGAAGCTACCAAGAA GGGCTATGTTGGAATTCACAGTTCGGGATTTAGGGACTTCCTTCTGAAGCCAGAGCTTCTTCGGGCTATTGTGGACTCGGGATTTGAGCATCCATCTGAAG TGCAACATGAGTGCATACCTCAAGCAATTCTCGGGATGGATGTAATTTGTCAAGCAAAATCTGGGATGGGAAAGACTGCTGTTTTTGTTCTGTCGACTCTGCAGCAGATTGATCCTGTTCCTGGCCAAGTTTCTGCACTTGTTCTTTGTCATACAAGAGAATTAGCATACCAG ATATGCCATGAGTTCGAGAGGTTTAGCACCTACTTGCCAGATCTCAAGGTTGCTGTCTTTTATGGTGGGGTCAACATCAAAGTTCACAAGGATCTGCTGAAAAATGAGTGCCCTCATATTGTTGTTGGAACACCGGGAAGAATACTGGCATTGACCAGGGATAAGGACCTTTCTTTAAAGAATGTTAGACATTTCATATTGGATGAATGCGACAAGATGCTGGAATCATTGG ATATGAGGAAAGATGTTCAAGACATTTTCAAGATGACTCCCCATGATAAGCAAGTTATGATGTTCTCAGCAACACTCAGCAAGGAAATTCGCCCAGTCTGCAAGAAATTTATGCAAGAT CCTATggaaatttatgttgatgatgagGCCAAGTTGACACTTCACGGGCTTGTGCAG CACTACATCAAATTGAAAGAGGAGGAAAAGAATCGGAAGTTGAATGATCTTCTTGATGCACTGGACTTTAATCAAGTTGTGATCTTCGTGAAAAGTGTTAGCAGAGCAGCTGAGCTGGACAAACTACTTGTGGAGTGCAACTTTCCATCTATATGCATTCACTCTGGCATGTCCCAGGAAGAAAG GTTAAAGCGCTATAAAGGTTTCAAGGAGGGGCATACAAGGATTCTTGTTGCAACAGATTTGGTTGGAAGAGGGATTGATATTGAACGTGTCAACATTGTTATAAACTATGACATGCCTGATTCCGCAGACACATACTTGCACAGG GTTGGTCGAGCTGGAAGATTTGGCACCAAAGGCCTTGCAATCACATTTGTTTCTTGTTCTACTGATGTCGATGTTCTCAACAAT GTTCAGTCTAGGTTTGAGGTGGATATAAAGCAGCTTCCTGAGCAGATTGATACCTCTACCTATA TGCCATCGTAG
- the LOC114408973 gene encoding probable sugar phosphate/phosphate translocator At5g25400, translating to MGKGGSLSDGVVKKIVLSYSYVAIWIFLSFTVIVYNKYILDKKMYNWPFPISLTMIHMSFCATLALLLVRVFRLVEPVSMSRDVYLSSVVPIGALYSLSLWLSNSAYIYLSVSFIQMLKALMPVAVYSIGVMLRKESYKNDTMLNMLSISLGVGVAAYGEARFDAWGVLLQLGAVAFEATRLVMIQILLTSKGISLNPITSLYYVAPCCLVFLSIPWIFVEYPVLRDTSSFHFDFVIFGTNSFCAFALNLAVFLLVGKTSALTMNVAGVVKDWLLIAFSWSVIKDTVTPINLFGYGLAFLGVAYYNHSKLQALKAKEAQKKTAQADEEEGRLLEDRDDNKRNEQQT from the coding sequence ATGGGAAAAGGTGGATCTCTGAGCGACGGCGTGGTGAAGAAGATCGTTCTCTCCTACAGCTACGTGGCAATATGGATCTTCCTGAGCTTCACCGTCATCGTCTACAACAAGTACATCCTGGACAAGAAGATGTACAACTGGCCCTTCCCCATCTCCCTCACCATGATCCACATGTCCTTCTGCGCCACCCTGGCCCTCCTCCTCGTCCGCGTCTTCCGCCTCGTCGAGCCCGTCTCCATGTCCCGCGACGTCTACCTCTCCTCCGTCGTCCCCATCGGCGCCCTCTACTCCCTCTCCCTCTGGCTCTCCAACTCCGCCTACATCTACCTCTCCGTCTCCTTCATCCAGATGCTCAAGGCCCTCATGCCTGTCGCTGTTTACTCCATCGGCGTCATGCTCCGAAAAGAATCCTACAAAAACGACACCATGCTTAATATGCTCTCCATCTCCCTCGGCGTCGGCGTCGCCGCCTACGGCGAGGCCCGCTTCGACGCCTGGGGCGTCCTCCTCCAGCTCGGCGCCGTCGCCTTCGAGGCCACCCGCCTCGTCATGATCCAAATCCTCCTCACCTCCAAGGGGATCTCGCTTAACCCAATCACTTCTCTCTACTACGTCGCGCCGTGCTGCCTCGTGTTTCTCTCTATTCCGTGGATCTTTGTTGAGTATCCTGTTTTGAGAGACACTTCCAGCTTCCACTTCGATTTCGTCATCTTCGGGACCAACTCCTTCTGTGCATTCGCGCTGAATCTGGCCGTGTTTCTTCTTGTTGGGAAGACGTCTGCGTTGACCATGAATGTGGCCGGTGTTGTGAAGGATTGGTTGCTGATTGCGTTTTCGTGGTCGGTTATTAAGGACACCGTGACGCCGATAAATTTGTTCGGCTACGGGCTTGCGTTCCTCGGCGTGGCGTATTACAATCACTCGAAGCTGCAGGCGCTCAAGGCCAAGGAGGCGCAGAAGAAGACCGCGCAGGCAGATGAGGAGGAAGGGAGGTTGCTCGAGGACAGAGATGACAACAAGAGGAACGAACAGCAgacttaa
- the LOC114408969 gene encoding SPX domain-containing protein 2-like translates to MKFWKILKSQIEQTLPEWRDQFLSYKDLKKQLKVMCPKDALTPPCLDADELNHFLGLLELEIDKFNGFFVDKEEEYIIKWKELQDRVARAIDSNAELMSLGREIVDFHGEMVLLENYTALNYTGLVKIIKKYDKRTGALLRLPFIQEVLNQPFFKIDVLNKLVKECEVILSILFTNDWSSISEDFEEDECGSMSGNENKETLMHVPKELDEIENMENTFTKLTLSALRSLEEIRGRSSTVSIFSLPPLHN, encoded by the exons ATGAAGTTCTGGAAGATCCTGAAGAGCCAGATCGAGCAGACCCTGCCCGAGTGGCGTGACCAGTTCTTGTCCTACAAAGACTTAAAGAAACAGTTGAAGGTTATGTGTCCCAAAGATGCTCTAACTCCACCCTGTTTGGATGCTGACGAGCTTAACCACTTCCTTGGCCTCTTGGAGCTTGAGATAGATAAGTTTAACGGTTTCTTTGTGGACAAGGAAGAAGAATACATCATCAAATGGAag GAGTTGCAAGACAGGGTTGCTAGAGCCATTGATTCAAACGCGGAGTTGATGTCACTAGGGAGGGAAATAGTGGATTTTCACGGGGAGATGGTTTTGTTAGAGAACTATACCGCACTCAACTACACAG GTCTAGTGAAGATAATAAAGAAATATGATAAGCGAACCGGTGCACTGCTTCGCTTGCCTTTTATCCAAGAGGTGCTGAACCAGCCCTTCTTCAAAATTGATGTGCTTAACAAGCTTGTAAAGGAGTGCGAGGTGATACTGAGTATTCTTTTCACCAACGACTGGTCTTCAATTAGTGAGGATTTTGAGGAAGACGAGTGTGGCTCCATGTCTGGAAATGAAAACAAAGAGACGCTGATGCACGTTCCAAAAGAACttgatgaaattgaaaacatggAGAACACGTTCACCAAACTAACTTTATCAGCACTGCGTAGCTTGGAAGAAATTAGGGGTAGAAGCTCAACTGTTAGCATTTTCTCATTGCCTCCTTTGCATAACTAG